The Thermodesulfobacteriota bacterium genomic sequence ATGTTTCAGGATGGCATCATAGCGCAGGCCGTGGATTCAGTGGTTGAATCAGGTGTTTCATATTTCTCTTCTGCCGGTAATGAGGGACGAGATTCCTATGAAAGTCAATTCATTCCAAGCGGGTTTTTGGTCGTTATAAATGACAGAGTATGTGAGGCCCACGATTTTGATCCCGGCCCAGCCACTGATATCTTCCAGGGGATTACTATTCCCGAGGATACGGGGCTTGTTATGTCCTTCCAGTGGGATTCACCCTTCTTCTCGGTTAGTGGCCCCCCCGGGTCATCAAATGATCTTGACATCTTACTCTTAGATTCTTCAGAGACAGTAGCTCTTGCGGGTGGTGTAGATAATAACATTGGAGGCGATCCTGTGGAGGTGTTTGGTTTCTCAAATCCACCGGATTCCGGCGAGTCGAATTTTAATCTTCTTATAGCCAGATGCATAGGACCAAATCCAGGCCGCATCAAGAATGTATTTTTCAATTTCTTGGGTGATATTAATCAGTATGAAACGAATAGTTCTACGATTTACGGTCATGCAAATTCCAGTGGCGGTGAAGCGGTCGGGGCTGCCTTCTATGCCGAGACGCCAGAATTCGGCGTAAGTCCGGCCCTTTTGGAATTCTTTTCTTCAGCCGGCGGAACACCTATCCTTTTTGATACTAACGGTAACAAACTGCAAACGCCGGTAGCTAGGATGAATCCCGATGTTGTCGGTCCCGACGGTGTGAATACCTCATTTATTGGAGTAGATTTGCCTGGAAACCCATGCCCAAGCTTTTTCGGCTCGTCTGCGTCGGCCCCACATGCCGCAGGTGTAGCTGCTTTAATGTTAGACGTTCAACCGTCCTTGCCTCCGGGTGAATTATATGGCCTCATGGAGCTTACCGCCCTCGAAATGGGTCCGAGAAATGCCAGGACCATTGCGGATGATTCTACGGCAAGTCAAAATTTTAATTTTGACAGTGGCTTTGGTTTCATTCAGGCAGACCTTGCCGTGCAGCAATTGATCGTAGAAATAGATGTCACTCCAACGGAGATAGACTTTGGCATCGTGAATGAGGGAGCTTCAGTTGACAGGGAGATTACTATATCTAATGTTTCATTAGGATCTCAGCCCCTGACTGTTAATAACATAGGAATCATAGGTGCCGATGCGAGTAAAT encodes the following:
- a CDS encoding choice-of-anchor D domain-containing protein, which gives rise to MFKFKIIKITLAVAVTLSFASAKSEELPTFNLSKNRLSPDERTTNETMLAKLGLELTDLNYEYMSYLEKVEEGKKGFTSRNKQLRVTDDTVVIDAVASGDVGVLKSELEQLGMQNVGVFGRVVSGRLPLIAINDMAELDGLKFARPSLFTTHAGTCTSQGDEAIRSDVVRSTLGIDGGGIAVGTLSDSFNCLGGAGQGVADGDLPAGIVVLQEGDCEFDTDEGRALMEIIFDVAPGASQVFRTADFGQANFAQGIMDLGAFGADVIVDDIIYFAEPMFQDGIIAQAVDSVVESGVSYFSSAGNEGRDSYESQFIPSGFLVVINDRVCEAHDFDPGPATDIFQGITIPEDTGLVMSFQWDSPFFSVSGPPGSSNDLDILLLDSSETVALAGGVDNNIGGDPVEVFGFSNPPDSGESNFNLLIARCIGPNPGRIKNVFFNFLGDINQYETNSSTIYGHANSSGGEAVGAAFYAETPEFGVSPALLEFFSSAGGTPILFDTNGNKLQTPVARMNPDVVGPDGVNTSFIGVDLPGNPCPSFFGSSASAPHAAGVAALMLDVQPSLPPGELYGLMELTALEMGPRNARTIADDSTASQNFNFDSGFGFIQADLAVQQLIVEIDVTPTEIDFGIVNEGASVDREITISNVSLGSQPLTVNNIGIIGADASKFKQGATTPFTLGPGESKVVTVKFRPRSAREFVANLLVESNDPDEGTVVVVLSGRGKSSGGGCSIGASSNREIGIANMVIMFLPVILPLISFIIRRKNKRWPLSCVRG